The window AGGCGCATCTGGGCGGCCTCAAGGGGCTTGGATCTTCCATCGCGGTACTCGGCTGCGGCCTGAATGTGGACTATCCCCAGGGCAACAGCGACGTGCGCCGGGAGCTCTACGGCAAAGGTCTTGTCGTCAGCGAGTTCGCTCCGGGTATGGAGCCCCGGGGCAGGCATTTCCCGGTGCGCAACCGGCTCATCAGCGGTCTGTCGTTGGGCGTGCTGGTGGCGGAGGCCGCTCACAACAGCGGCAGCCTGATAACCGCCCGACTGGCGGGAGAGCAGGGCAAGGACGTCTTCGCCCTTCCCGGTCCCCTCGGCCAGCCGACCTTCACCGGCTGCCACAAGCTTATCAAGCAGGGAGCGGCGCTTGTGGAGTCCGCTTCGGATATCGTTGAGATATTGCGCTTCGATTTCGCCCGTGAGCTGGCCGAAGTCCCCGACCCTGACCCCGACGGCGGGGACGCGGGGGTTGACGTGGCCCGAGCCGTGGTCAAAAAGAAGAAAGCGCCCGCCATGGCTGATTGCGGCGGTGGGCGGAAACCTCGGAAACGGCCGCCCCTGGTTGAACGGGAGGCGATGGTTTTGAGCGCGGACGAGAAGCGGATTATGGATATTCTCGATTCCGTCGATAAAATGCATATTGATTCCCTGGGGCGAGAGCTCGGTTGGGACTCGGCCACGGTCAGCCGCGTTCTTCTCATGTTGGAGATGCGCGGCGCGGTAAGCCAACTGCCCGGCATGTGGTACCTTGCCCGGGAAGAATGATTATTTGAGGATAATATGGATTGGAAACTTCTCGTAACCACCTTCGGCACCTTGTTTGTGGCGGAACTCGGGGACAAGACACAGCTTGCCTGTATGCTCATGACGGCCAAGACTCAGAAACCCTGGACCGTCTTTCTCGGTTCATCCCTGGCGCTGGTCCTGGTCAGTTTCCTTGGAGTCATGTTCGCGCAGTTCATCTGTCAGTATATTTCCCCCGAGGTCATCAAAAAAATTGCCGCCGTGGCTTTTGTGGTCATGGGCTGTCTGATCTTCTTTGATAAGATTTGATTAAGCGGGGTTGTGGGACGCGCGGCCGCAGTGTATTGGATTCCCTGGGCCGCAGTTCCTACAATGAATCGCCATGCAGAAAATACCCATCAATCTCGCAGCACCCGGCATGAAGCTGGCCAAGCCCGTCACCAAGGAGGGGGGCATGACCATCATGGCCGAAGGCATGGAGCTGACCGAAAGTCTCATTTCGCGGCTTGAGGCCATGAATATCGAGCGCATCACCGTGCAAGGCCATCCTGTGGACATGGGCGGCGCCGGGGCCGGGACGCGTTGGGGCGAGCGACGGGATCGTCTGGATCATCTTTTCAGGCGGTATTCGGGCGACAGGTGGATGACGCGGGTCAAGGAGCGTATGCGCCAGTATTTCCAAATCAAGGCCGCCGCTCAGGAAGCGAAGATGAAGGCCGTGAAGCAGGCGGACGCCGCCGGGGAAGGGGAGCCTTCCGAAAAAGGCGGAGAGGGCGCGTGAGCATGGACGACCATCTCAAAACCCGCATCAAGGGCGAGATATTGCAGGTCAAGGACCTGCCGACCCTGCCCAATGTGCTGGACAAGGTCACCCGGCTGGTGGAAGACCCCGACGCGTCAAGCGAGGCCATCGCCAAGGTCATCGCCACGGACCAGGTACTTTCCGCCAAGGTCCTCAAGATGGTCAATTCGCCCATCTACGGTTTCCCCGGCCGAATCAGCTCCATCCAGCACGCCCTTGTTCTGCTCGGTTTCAACGTGGTGCGCGGCATCATCATCTCCACCTCGGTTTTCGACATGATGGTTCAGGCCATGAAGGGGCTGTGGGAGCACTCCCTCGGTTGCGCCACGGCCTGCAACATCATCGCCCGCCGGGCCGGGTTCGAAGACCCGGAGGAATATGCCGTGGCCGGTTTGCTTCATGATCTGGGCAAGGTCGTCACGGCCGTTCAGCTTCCGGATACCCACGCCGCCATCCTTGAGTCGGTTCGGACCAAGGACCTGAACTACTTTCAGGCCGAGAAAGACGTGCTCGGCTTCGGCCATGACCGCATCAATGCCTGGCTTGCCCGCCATTGGGGACTGCCGCCGAATATCCGCGAGGCCATGACACGCCACCACGCCCCGCAACTGGCCGAGTTCTACAAGCCCATGTCCTGCGTCGTCCATGTCGGCGATTTCCTTGTCCGGCTTCTGGAGTTCGGCAACGCCGGGGATGACCAGACCGCCTACCTCCGACCCGAGGCTCTTATCGAGCTCAAGTTCCGCATGAGCGATCTGGACAAGGTCATGGACGAGATGGCCGGGCAACTCCTCGAAGTTTCTGACCTGACCTTCTGATCCTGTCGGTTCCATTTCCCTTCATTCCGTTTGTTGCGCGGTACGCGCTCAATCCGCTTGCGGCGCTTCGGGCGGGTATTTCACGCTCCTGATCCAATGCCTGTTCTCTCTGCGTATCGGCGAATTTCCGCCGATAAATTAATGCATATACAGTAAAATCGCTCCGTTTCCGTTTCGATATTCAGCCCGATTCTGCGGGGGAGTCCGCTTGATTTTCTCCGTTGCTTTCATAGGCTGCAAAATATTGGTTGAGTGGTCAATCAATCATGACGGACGGTTGCGGAGGTGCGGCGTTGGCGTTGGTGCGGGAGGTTGCCTCATTGAAGTTGTCCTTGGGCGCCGTCAAAACGGCATTGGCGTTTTACTGCCGATGAAATGGGCGAATAGGCGGATTGTTGCCGATTAAAAAAGCTGTGATATTAAGTGGTTCAATAAATTCGTGACTTTTCCTCTGTATAACGGGCATGGCATGTCTGTTGCTTTCCGCTCAATGGTTTCAGGTAACAAGAGGGGCAGAAAATCGCTTTTGCAGCATGGTTTCGGGTTCGTTGAGCACGTAGGTTGAGCGAGCGCATCCTTGAACCGCCGGCGCACATGATGGTTGCCTCTTTCCCCTTCGGGAAGTGTCGAAGATGAGCGCAAACCGCGAGCGAGGAGAAATGAGTAGCAAGTTGAAGAGCGGAGACAGGGCGGCGTACATCGGTTTTTTTGCCGGTCCGTTGATTTTTGTGGCCATGTTGATGCTGCCCCCGCCGCCGGGGTTGAATATTCAGGCTTGGCGTGTGGCGGCGGTGACAGTCCTTATGGCCATTTGGTGGGTGACGGAGTCCATCCCCATCCCGGCCACCTCGCTGCTTCCCATTGCGCTTTTCCCGCTGCTCGGCATCATGAAGTCGAGTGCGGCCACGTCGCCTTACGGCAACCATTTGATCTACCTTTTCATGGGTGGTTTTTTCCTGGCCGTGACCATGGAACGCTGGAATCTGCACAAGCGCGTCGCGATTCACACCATACGCCTTGTGGGGGCCAGTCCGGGGCGGATGGTTCTGGGGTTCATGATAGCCACGGGCTTTTTGTCCATGTGGGTATCGAACACTGCGACCACCATGCTCATGATTCCCATCGGTCTGGCGGTCATCAAGCAGGCTACCGGTTTTGACGCGGGGATGATCAAGGCCTGTTCGTCCACCGGACCGGAGTCGAATTTCGGCAAGTGCCTGATGCTCGGCATAGCCTATTCCGCTTCCATGGGCGGCGTGGCCACCATTATAGGCACCCCGGCGAATACCGTCATGGTCGGCATGATGGAAAAAATGTACGGCGTACAGATCGGCTTCGGCCAGTGGATGCTGTTCGGGCTCCCCTTGGGCGTAACCATGATGGCCGTCGCCTGGGTGTTGATGACCCGAGTGCTGTTTCCCATGGATGGGCTTACGCTGACCGGCAGCGAGGAGATCATTGAAAACGAACTCCGTGCGCTCGGGCCGATGAAGCCGGAAGAAAAGCGCATTATTGCGGTCAGTTCCTTTGTCGCCATCTGCTGGCTCAGCCGTGGTTTTCTGGAAAGTCTTCCAATCGTAAACGATATTTTCCCGGATTTTAGCTTTGTGCATGACACTACCATCGGCATTATCGGTGCCTTGCTGATGTTCGCGATCCCCACCAACCTGCGGAAGAAGCAGTTCCTTCTGGACTGGCAGACCGCCGTTAAGATTCCCTGGAACGTGATTCTGCTTTTCGGCGGCGGATTGGCCATCGCCAACGGATTTGCGAAAACCGGACTGGCCGCTTACATCGCTTCGCTGTTGACCGGCCTGGACGGCTTGAACCTGATGTTGTTCGTGGCAATTGTGGTCTGGTTGACCACCTTGCTTACGGAAAGCACCTCCAACACCGCTACGGCCACGCTCCTGGTGCCTATTATGGGTGCAGCTGCTATCGCCCTAGGCGTGCACCCCTACGCCACCATCGTGGGCGCGGCCGTAGCGGCGTCATTCGCTTTCATGCTGCCTGTGGCGACGCCGCCCAACGCCGTGGTTTTCGGCAGCGGCTGCATATCCGTCGGCCAGATGGTCAAGACGGGCATATGGCTGAACATTATAGGTACGGTCATGATTACGTTGTTTGTCCTCTATCTGCTGCCCATCGTATGGGGTGTCGACCTCCACACCCTGCCGGAGTGGGCGGTAATCATAAAATAGGGATTCCCCTCCGGAGAAGTGAGCAGCTCCGGAGGAGCCGATCAGGCGCGCCCCCTCCGCCCAACGGCGGAGGGGGTTTGTTTCATGATCTTATACCTCATCCTTTCG is drawn from Desulfovibrio sp. Fe33 and contains these coding sequences:
- a CDS encoding TMEM165/GDT1 family protein — translated: MDWKLLVTTFGTLFVAELGDKTQLACMLMTAKTQKPWTVFLGSSLALVLVSFLGVMFAQFICQYISPEVIKKIAAVAFVVMGCLIFFDKI
- the dprA gene encoding DNA-processing protein DprA produces the protein MDLQREFFACLALKHTPGLGAKVWRELFAVYPSAYEAVRDAASWYDRELSSRAQARACAREVWREKAEAEFKEARRLDMDVVTWFDPRFPASLKEIPDPPALLYVRGDTTLLGNPGVAVVGARECTRLGLETAGRISAQLSEIGITVISGLALGIDRQAHLGGLKGLGSSIAVLGCGLNVDYPQGNSDVRRELYGKGLVVSEFAPGMEPRGRHFPVRNRLISGLSLGVLVAEAAHNSGSLITARLAGEQGKDVFALPGPLGQPTFTGCHKLIKQGAALVESASDIVEILRFDFARELAEVPDPDPDGGDAGVDVARAVVKKKKAPAMADCGGGRKPRKRPPLVEREAMVLSADEKRIMDILDSVDKMHIDSLGRELGWDSATVSRVLLMLEMRGAVSQLPGMWYLAREE
- a CDS encoding HDOD domain-containing protein, which produces MDDHLKTRIKGEILQVKDLPTLPNVLDKVTRLVEDPDASSEAIAKVIATDQVLSAKVLKMVNSPIYGFPGRISSIQHALVLLGFNVVRGIIISTSVFDMMVQAMKGLWEHSLGCATACNIIARRAGFEDPEEYAVAGLLHDLGKVVTAVQLPDTHAAILESVRTKDLNYFQAEKDVLGFGHDRINAWLARHWGLPPNIREAMTRHHAPQLAEFYKPMSCVVHVGDFLVRLLEFGNAGDDQTAYLRPEALIELKFRMSDLDKVMDEMAGQLLEVSDLTF
- a CDS encoding SLC13 family permease, coding for MSSKLKSGDRAAYIGFFAGPLIFVAMLMLPPPPGLNIQAWRVAAVTVLMAIWWVTESIPIPATSLLPIALFPLLGIMKSSAATSPYGNHLIYLFMGGFFLAVTMERWNLHKRVAIHTIRLVGASPGRMVLGFMIATGFLSMWVSNTATTMLMIPIGLAVIKQATGFDAGMIKACSSTGPESNFGKCLMLGIAYSASMGGVATIIGTPANTVMVGMMEKMYGVQIGFGQWMLFGLPLGVTMMAVAWVLMTRVLFPMDGLTLTGSEEIIENELRALGPMKPEEKRIIAVSSFVAICWLSRGFLESLPIVNDIFPDFSFVHDTTIGIIGALLMFAIPTNLRKKQFLLDWQTAVKIPWNVILLFGGGLAIANGFAKTGLAAYIASLLTGLDGLNLMLFVAIVVWLTTLLTESTSNTATATLLVPIMGAAAIALGVHPYATIVGAAVAASFAFMLPVATPPNAVVFGSGCISVGQMVKTGIWLNIIGTVMITLFVLYLLPIVWGVDLHTLPEWAVIIK